One Gemmatimonadales bacterium genomic window, GAGGAAGATGTCGGCGCCGGCCATGAGCCGGTGCTCCAGCCGGTCGGTGAAGTCGAACTGCACGCCGATCCGGTTGGGCGCCGAGGAGGCGAGCTCCACCAGCGCCTGCTCGTACTTCTGCTCCCCGCTCCCGAGGAAGACGAACTGGGCGTCGGAGTCGAGCAGGTCCCGCGCGGCGAGGATCAGATCCAGCCCTTTCTGAGTCACCAGCCGGCCGGTCATCCCGAACAGCGGCACCTTGCGCCGCTGGGGCAGTCCGAACGAGCGCTGGAGCGCCGCCTTGCAGCGTCGCTTGCCCTCGAGCTTCTGGGCCGAGTACTGCGCGGTGATCTGCCGGTCGCTGGCGGGGTCCCAGGCGTGCTGGTCGATGCCGTTCAGCACCCCGACCAGCCGATCGCCCAGGGATTGGAAGAGATCGTGCAGACCGAAGCCGCCACCCGGCGTCCGAAGCTCACGGGCCTGGGTGGGGCTCACGGTGGTGACGAAGTCGGTGAACGTGAGGCCGCCCTTGAGGAAGTTCACCTTTCCGTACCACTCGAGCTGCCGCCAATTGTACAGCGACCAGGGCAGTCCCACCTCGGGCATCACCTCCGGGGGGAAGTGACCCTGATAACCGGGGTTGTGGACCGACAGCACGGTCGTGGTGTCCGCCGCGAAGCTCTGGTCGGCCAGCGTGGTGCGGAGGTAGACCGGCACCAGCGCCGTGTGCCAGTCATGGGCGTGTACCAGCACCGGCCCGGCCACCAGGCGGGGCAGGGCGGTGAGCGCGGCCAGGGCAAAGAAGGCGAAGCGGCGGGCGTTGTCGGGATAGTCGACCGCGTTCTCGCCGTAGATCCCGGGCCGGTTGAAATACTCCAGGTGCTCGATGAAGAAGACCTGCGGCCCCTTGATCGGGCCGGCCACGCGGAATACCCGGGCCTCCTCGGAGTGGTTCCCCAGAGGCACGAGGAAAGGCGGCCCGACCGGCTCGAGGTCGGGGGCCTCGTCGCGCACGGTCCGGTAGAGCGGAAGGATGGCGGCGACGTTGAGCCCTGCGGCCCGCTGAAACGCGGCAAGCCCGCTCACCGCCTCGGCCATGCCGCCGATGCGGGCGAACGGATAGTACTCCGCCGTGACATGCACGACGGAGACGGCCTGGCCGGTCGATGTCACCAGCGGCGTCGCGACACCCGCCGGCGCCCGAGCCGGCTCGCGAGTGGTGGGCATCCTCTCACCCTCATATCGTGGGCGGATCGTCGCCCGACGACTCCCCCCGAATGGCAGGAGCATAATATTCCTGGACGTATTCCTGCAGCATCCGTCGCCCGCTGAAGCGGCTGCCGGCCAGCCGCATGGCATGGCGCATCTTCTCGACCCAGCCCAGCGGCGTCCCCCGTGAATCCCGCGTGTAGAAGAGCGGGACCACCTGCTCCTCCAGCAGCCGGTAGAACCGCTCGGCATCGGCGGCGTCGGTGTCTTCGGTCTCGCCCGCGGGAGAGATGGCCCAGCCGCTCAACCCATCGTAGCCCTCCTGCCACCAGCCATCGAGCGTGCTGAGCTGGGGAACCCCGTTGAGCGCCGCCTTCATCCCGCTGGTTCCCGAGGCCTCCAGCGGCACCCGCGGGAGGTTGACCCAGAGGTCGACACCCTGGACCAGGAGATGGGCCAGGTGCATGTCGTAGTCCTCCAGGAACGCGACCCGGCCCTCGAACTCGGGATCCCGGGTGAACTGATAGACGCTCTGCAGCACTTCCTTCCCCGGATTGTCGGCCGGGTGGGCCTTGCCCG contains:
- a CDS encoding glycogen/starch synthase, with the protein product MPTTREPARAPAGVATPLVTSTGQAVSVVHVTAEYYPFARIGGMAEAVSGLAAFQRAAGLNVAAILPLYRTVRDEAPDLEPVGPPFLVPLGNHSEEARVFRVAGPIKGPQVFFIEHLEYFNRPGIYGENAVDYPDNARRFAFFALAALTALPRLVAGPVLVHAHDWHTALVPVYLRTTLADQSFAADTTTVLSVHNPGYQGHFPPEVMPEVGLPWSLYNWRQLEWYGKVNFLKGGLTFTDFVTTVSPTQARELRTPGGGFGLHDLFQSLGDRLVGVLNGIDQHAWDPASDRQITAQYSAQKLEGKRRCKAALQRSFGLPQRRKVPLFGMTGRLVTQKGLDLILAARDLLDSDAQFVFLGSGEQKYEQALVELASSAPNRIGVQFDFTDRLEHRLMAGADIFL